Within Harpia harpyja isolate bHarHar1 chromosome 4, bHarHar1 primary haplotype, whole genome shotgun sequence, the genomic segment CTCAGCCCGGGGCGCCCGGCACACTGGAGCCCCTGGAGGGGAGAAGGAACGGAGGGACGGCTGCCCCTTACCTGGGAGGTCTCAAAGAGCAGATCCCGGTCCTCCACGGAGAGGCGGAAGGTGCTGCTGTCGGAGGCGCCGAAGGAGGAGATGCGGCCGTAGCAGAAGCTGTCCAAGGGCTCAGGCTCCCCCGGCTTGTAGAGCGAGACAGCCTTGGCCCCGATGCCCAGCCACAGCCGCTGGGGCCCAGCTCCCACTGGGCTCTGCGGGGAGAGGGGCGTCAGCGCTGCCCGCCGCcagggccgcccgccgcccccgcgcccccggGGCCTCACCGCGCGCAGGTCGACATCGAAGAGCGTGGAGCCGAAGCCAGGCCACTCCCGCACCAGCGCCACGTAGGCGGCCATGGCCTCGGGCCGGCCCATGCCCTGCAGCAGCTTCCACTTCTCCACGATGGCGGCCATGGTGCTGGCCCCCTCCTCTCGCAGGCGGCCCCGCAGGCGCTGGTCCCGCTCCGCCCGCTGCTTGGCCAGCGCCTGGCCCCAGAGCCCGCCGGCCAGCAGCCCTGCGCGCAGCCGGGCCCCCCGGCACTTGGtggggggccggcggcggggggctggcAGGCGGGCGTGCAGCACGTGGGGCGGGAAGAGCTCCTCCAGGCGCGGGAAGGGCGCGTGGGTGGAGAAGTCGCTGTTGAGGCTCTGCAGGCGCAGTGCCGCCAGCGTCTGCAGCGTCTCCTCCGACGTGGGCACGTAGCCCCGCAGCACCATCTCGTGCGCCTGCGGGAGGGTGGGGTgagccggcacggcacggccacTGCAGCACGGCACGGCCACCGCAGCACGGCCACCCCGGCGTGGCACGGCACAGCCGGCCCGGTACGGCTCTCACCTGCTCGAAGAGGAGGGCGAACTCCAGGCTGTCGCGCGGGACGTTGTCCGTGTCCAGGAAGCCGTAGTGCTTGAAGCAGAGCCGGCACGGCGGGTCCTGCTCCCGCTCCTCCCCGGCCAGGCTGCGGCAGAAGGGACCGGCCCCATCAGcgtgggggcaggtggggggaggCACCCCCACACCGTCCCCTCCCGCCTGTGAccccccggcccctctccccCAGAGGCAGCAGAGCGGGACATTTACTTTTCAAACTTGGTGAGGACGTCAGCCAGCAGCGTGGCACTGCCCACGGGCTGCTCCCGCCGCCGGGACTGCTCGTAGAGGGCAAAGAGGTTGGGGCTCTGGGACAGCCCCAGGCGTGACACCAGCTCCCGGGCCACCTGGGGCGAGACAAAGGCAACCGACGATGACTGCGCGTCCCTGGCCGCGGCGCTCAGGGCTGCAAAGGGACACAGACGGGTCATGGCGGGCAAAGGCAACTGGCCCCTGGCCCCTCTCCACTGCGGCTCAGCTGGGAGAGACCCACAGGAGCCCCTCGCCTCCCACGGCACGCTGCCCACCCAGCCCCATGTGCCGAAATGTCCCGAGCCCCCTGCCCGGCACGGACGTGGCCCCTCACCTCCTCGGCCGTGGTGTGGGAGCTGATGGCCACGCTGCAGGCGGGCGCCCCCGGGCAGTGCACGGTGCAGATCATCTCCTGCCGCCGCATCAGCACCAGGATCTCCTCCAGGGAGGGCACGCACTCCCGCCCCTTTGTCTTCCCCAGTGCCTCCCGGATAAAACAGGCGTATTTGGCCATCTCCGAGGCAGGGAACCGGCTCTCTGTCCTGCAAGAGATGCCAGGACGGTCACGGCGGCACTGACCCGATGGGGGTCCCGGCATCCAGCGAGCTCCCTGCCCGCAGCTGGTGCCCAGCAATTCCGCCGGCACTCGCCTGTCCAGGTGGAAGTGCAGGAAGCGCAGGATGGGCGGGGAAGGCAGGAAGGTGCAGCTCATGCAGGTGAGCAGCTGCCAGTAGTGCAGGTCGCCCTGCCCGCCCGGCGCCGGCGGCTCCGTGGTCTGCTTCACCAGCTGGCAGTAGATCTCGTCCACCAGCGGCGGCAGGTCCAGGCAGGTCTGCAGGACGCCCTGCATCAGCGGCACCGGGTCCCGCTCcgactccagctgctgcagcgaGTTGAAGAGCTTCACAGCCTCGTCGCGCAGCGTGGTGTAGCTGCgggggccaggggctgcaggaCGGGATGGGGGTTAACAGTCCCGTGGGCTTTCCCAGGGGGCCCAGCCCAGCACCTGCCCACCCtgcgcagcccccagcccggccaTTGCCGGGGTCGTGGGACCAGGCTTTGCGTCCCCCTGCCCGTCCCTCACCGCTTTGGTCCAGGCTGCCGTAGGGGAATGGCAGCAGGGGAGCGTAGAGGGGGCTGCTGGTGTAGCGCAGGATCGGGTTGCAGCGGTAGATCTGCTCCAGGACCTCGGGGCTGCCGCAGTTCTCCTGGGAGGGCAAAGGGTTGGCAGCAGCTGCCGAGGGGCTGCCCGGCACAGGCACCTGCACCAGGGCAGGCGAGGCCCCGACCGTCCGTCCCGGTCCTGGCTCTGCCAACCGCTGCAGGTGCGAGCAGCCCTGTGCCATGGGCTCACCTCAACGTCACGcatgagcagctgggtgggcgtcTGGACGGGTGCTTTGCTGTCGATGACCTTCTGCACCGCGCACACCCAGTGCACGGCCTCGTTCAGGTGCTCCGTGTACAGGCGGTAGCAATGCTTCCTGCCAAACACCGTCACGCTCCAGTAGCCTGCAAGGGACAGACAGCTCACCCGCTGCCCACCGGCACCCTTGCCCAAGGACCCCCGCCCCAGCCGGGCCACTCAGCACCTCGGGGCTCAGCACAGCCCCTCCTCCAGGCGATGGAGGcctcctggggctgggagggtgACTCAGGGCACGAGGGGCTGCAAAGGTGCAGCCCAACCGAGGGGTGCCGGCACCTTACCCGTCTCCTTGTAGGTCTGCTTGTCCGGCCACAGCACGGAGCAGAGGCTGGTGAGCACGAGGGAGCCCAGCCGCCGGGCCCCCTTCTCATTGCTGCTGTAGTAGTCCAGGGAGTCGGGAGTCAGCACGAACCAGTACTTCCGAGGCCGGATCCAGGGGGTCTTCACGCCGCCCCGCACCTCCCGCTGCAGCCAGCCTGGGAAGGGGAAGCCTCAGCCCCTGCCACCGGCACCATCTGCCCCACTGGCTCTCCGGTGCAGGGCAGGGTctgcccgctccctgccagcccagctggtGCCCCCTGCCCCTCTGGGGCAGGATCCAGCCACAGTTGGGGCACGATcctgccagccctggctgtgccccagcTACTCCGGAGGCAGAGGCCCCAGTGCCCCAGCCCAGTTGTGCCCACCTTTCACAAGAGCATCGGGGTCATCCTCCACTGGCCCTGGGCCCTTCTCCACGATGAGGCTGCGCATCTCctctgcaacgagcagggacctGGGGATGACATGGGGCTGAGCTTGGGTGCCTGTGGGTGCCTCCCATGGCCCCCGAGTGGGGACCTGGCCCGGGGGCTGGGGTGAGCCAGGTCCTGAGGGGCTCCAGGCACCCCACAACCCCATGGTGGGAACACAGCAGAGCCATCGGGTGCAGATGACCCTGGCTAAAAATAAGCTGTTTGCAGTCACGGCCCTGCCAAGGAATTCGGAAAATGAACAACCAGGAAGGAATGTTGGCAGCAGCGTCGGCACTGGGAGGACGGGGAGCAAGCAGGCCCCTGTGCCCCGGCACCCCATCGCCCCGGGCACACACTGCCCCAAGGCATGGCCTCCGCTGGGGACACGGTCCGGCAGAGCCTCCTGGCCCAACAGAGCCTCCTGGCCCGGGAGGAGCCATGCGCGGCCCCCGTTGGCTAAGTGTGTGGCAGCCAAGCCATCTGGCATGGCAGAGGGATGGAGACGTGCCCGAGGATGCACCAGGGATGGGGACGGAGTGCAGCAGTCCCGGCTGTGCCATCCTCTGCTCTAGCCGATAGACGGGCACAGCGTGGTGCCAGCCCCATGGGCAGGATGGTACGGCGCACAACGGCACCAGTGCATCTTCCCACCGCGTGCCAGGACCCCAGCTCCCACAGCACCATGCGAGGGACGCGACGGGATGTCCAGCGGGCCAGAGGCAGGGTTTCACTCACCGCTCCGAGCCACTGCTGCTGCGGGTGGGCTGGCTCAGGCTCACCTCCAG encodes:
- the PLEKHH3 gene encoding pleckstrin homology domain-containing family H member 3 isoform X1, yielding MPFPGGLWWLLCCRQGFTLLRRDYGEADREADGEAEEEEEASFELRAQGDQGSLEVSLSQPTRSSSGSERSLLVAEEMRSLIVEKGPGPVEDDPDALVKGWLQREVRGGVKTPWIRPRKYWFVLTPDSLDYYSSNEKGARRLGSLVLTSLCSVLWPDKQTYKETGYWSVTVFGRKHCYRLYTEHLNEAVHWVCAVQKVIDSKAPVQTPTQLLMRDVEENCGSPEVLEQIYRCNPILRYTSSPLYAPLLPFPYGSLDQSAPGPRSYTTLRDEAVKLFNSLQQLESERDPVPLMQGVLQTCLDLPPLVDEIYCQLVKQTTEPPAPGGQGDLHYWQLLTCMSCTFLPSPPILRFLHFHLDRTESRFPASEMAKYACFIREALGKTKGRECVPSLEEILVLMRRQEMICTVHCPGAPACSVAISSHTTAEEVARELVSRLGLSQSPNLFALYEQSRRREQPVGSATLLADVLTKFENLAGEEREQDPPCRLCFKHYGFLDTDNVPRDSLEFALLFEQAHEMVLRGYVPTSEETLQTLAALRLQSLNSDFSTHAPFPRLEELFPPHVLHARLPAPRRRPPTKCRGARLRAGLLAGGLWGQALAKQRAERDQRLRGRLREEGASTMAAIVEKWKLLQGMGRPEAMAAYVALVREWPGFGSTLFDVDLRAVRPRGRGGGGRPWRRAALTPLSPQSPVGAGPQRLWLGIGAKAVSLYKPGEPEPLDSFCYGRISSFGASDSSTFRLSVEDRDLLFETSQVDEIAQLLNTYLASAGARQPPQPQESATSPPASDPTALPQGLCPAAGHWQHRPPVGSFHS
- the PLEKHH3 gene encoding pleckstrin homology domain-containing family H member 3 isoform X2, yielding MPFPGGLWWLLCCRQGFTLLRRDYGEADREADGEAEEEEEASFELRAQGDQGSLEVSLSQPTRSSSGSERSLLVAEEMRSLIVEKGPGPVEDDPDALVKGWLQREVRGGVKTPWIRPRKYWFVLTPDSLDYYSSNEKGARRLGSLVLTSLCSVLWPDKQTYKETGYWSVTVFGRKHCYRLYTEHLNEAVHWVCAVQKVIDSKAPVQTPTQLLMRDVEENCGSPEVLEQIYRCNPILRYTSSPLYAPLLPFPYGSLDQSAPGPRSYTTLRDEAVKLFNSLQQLESERDPVPLMQGVLQTCLDLPPLVDEIYCQLVKQTTEPPAPGGQGDLHYWQLLTCMSCTFLPSPPILRFLHFHLDRTESRFPASEMAKYACFIREALGKTKGRECVPSLEEILVLMRRQEMICTVHCPGAPACSVAISSHTTAEEVARELVSRLGLSQSPNLFALYEQSRRREQPVGSATLLADVLTKFENLAGEEREQDPPCRLCFKHYGFLDTDNVPRDSLEFALLFEQAHEMVLRGYVPTSEETLQTLAALRLQSLNSDFSTHAPFPRLEELFPPHVLHARLPAPRRRPPTKCRGARLRAGLLAGGLWGQALAKQRAERDQRLRGRLREEGASTMAAIVEKWKLLQGMGRPEAMAAYVALVREWPGFGSTLFDVDLRASPVGAGPQRLWLGIGAKAVSLYKPGEPEPLDSFCYGRISSFGASDSSTFRLSVEDRDLLFETSQVDEIAQLLNTYLASAGARQPPQPQESATSPPASDPTALPQGLCPAAGHWQHRPPVGSFHS